A single genomic interval of Microbulbifer variabilis harbors:
- a CDS encoding phage portal protein has product MGRKRKHFTNGKYSQASSKAKALSAEPNRSSPTLFSFGDPEPVLSGSWGNYLGTFLEPSGDYYVPPVSQSGLANLLGANAHHGTIPYFKRNRLRQWFKASNTLKPECLANAGFDHSVFGHAYFQKIYNRFDHILRLQHLPALNMRRMKEKDRFCMLRPTGDPIVFAPGEVIQLKEYDPTQQIYGRPQYLGGVQSVLLNEDSTLFRRKYYNNGAHMGYIFYTTDSKLSEEDEKAIKAKIQDSKGVGNFRSMYLNIPDGKEKGVQIIPVGDIATKDEFERIKNLTRNDVLSMWRIQPALAGVMPENSGGFGDIEKISRAYYENEVLPMQDVFMQLNEWLPKGKRIGFDKPEFVHS; this is encoded by the coding sequence ATGGGACGCAAACGAAAGCATTTTACTAATGGCAAATACTCGCAGGCCTCAAGCAAGGCCAAAGCCCTGTCTGCGGAACCAAACCGCAGTAGCCCTACCCTATTTAGCTTTGGCGATCCTGAGCCCGTCCTGAGTGGCAGCTGGGGGAATTACCTGGGCACCTTCCTAGAGCCCAGTGGCGACTACTATGTGCCTCCAGTGAGCCAAAGCGGTCTGGCCAACCTGTTAGGAGCCAACGCCCACCACGGCACTATCCCCTACTTTAAGCGCAATAGGTTGCGTCAGTGGTTCAAAGCCTCCAACACGCTCAAGCCCGAATGCCTGGCGAATGCAGGTTTTGATCACTCGGTATTTGGCCATGCCTACTTCCAGAAAATCTATAACCGCTTCGACCATATCCTGCGCTTGCAACACCTACCCGCGCTCAATATGCGTCGAATGAAAGAGAAAGACCGCTTCTGCATGTTGCGTCCGACCGGCGACCCCATCGTGTTTGCACCTGGTGAAGTGATCCAGCTTAAGGAATACGACCCCACCCAGCAGATATACGGCAGGCCTCAATACCTGGGCGGCGTACAGTCGGTGCTGCTCAATGAGGACAGCACCCTATTCCGGCGCAAGTACTACAACAACGGCGCGCACATGGGCTATATCTTCTACACCACCGACAGCAAGCTTTCCGAAGAGGACGAAAAAGCCATTAAGGCGAAAATCCAGGACAGCAAGGGCGTGGGCAACTTCCGTTCTATGTACCTGAATATTCCCGACGGCAAAGAGAAAGGGGTACAGATTATCCCGGTTGGAGACATCGCCACCAAAGACGAGTTCGAGCGAATCAAGAACCTCACCCGCAACGACGTACTCAGTATGTGGCGTATCCAGCCCGCCCTGGCTGGCGTGATGCCCGAAAATTCCGGCGGCTTTGGAGATATCGAAAAAATCTCTCGGGCATATTACGAGAACGAAGTGCTGCCGATGCAGGATGTTTTTATGCAGCTGAATGAGTGGCTGCCTAAGGGGAAAAGGATTGGGTTTGATAAGCCGGAGTTTGTACATAGCTAA
- a CDS encoding ogr/Delta-like zinc finger family protein, giving the protein MDAVFIKDFGEDMQINCIKCGSKSVITSRNEVDPKLSQLYCACKNIKHCGHTFVMDLSFKHSISPSALDRSALLINLLKSIPTAEREKLFQLADSS; this is encoded by the coding sequence ATGGATGCAGTTTTTATCAAAGACTTTGGGGAAGACATGCAAATTAATTGCATCAAATGCGGTAGTAAATCGGTGATCACAAGCCGTAATGAAGTGGACCCTAAACTCTCACAACTCTACTGCGCTTGTAAGAATATTAAACACTGTGGCCACACTTTCGTCATGGACCTGAGCTTTAAGCATTCAATATCGCCTTCAGCTCTGGATAGAAGCGCTCTGCTGATTAACCTCTTAAAGTCCATACCCACTGCAGAACGCGAAAAGTTATTCCAATTGGCAGATAGCTCCTAA
- a CDS encoding helix-turn-helix domain-containing protein → MNKTKLSDIHRRRISIANRLRECRICAEITGRDLANRIGIPAYTLSKMEAGQQTIPVELLAAWCDALGISTNEALGIHETEGGSLAELVKQFRKLSSRGRELVLGHIKLVEEIERKNR, encoded by the coding sequence TTGAACAAAACCAAACTCTCCGACATACATCGCAGACGTATCTCCATTGCCAATCGATTGAGAGAATGCCGTATCTGTGCCGAAATCACCGGCCGCGATTTAGCAAATCGAATAGGTATCCCCGCCTATACTCTTTCCAAGATGGAAGCGGGCCAGCAGACAATCCCTGTAGAGCTACTGGCGGCTTGGTGTGATGCCTTGGGCATTTCCACCAATGAGGCTTTGGGTATTCACGAGACAGAGGGGGGATCATTGGCAGAGCTGGTCAAGCAGTTTCGGAAACTCAGCTCCCGAGGGCGGGAGCTGGTGTTGGGACATATAAAATTAGTTGAGGAGATTGAGAGGAAAAACCGATAA